In the Pecten maximus chromosome 5, xPecMax1.1, whole genome shotgun sequence genome, AGAAGTACGATCAATAATCGCcaaacatttttaaaacataCGATAATTTTATAGATGCGATCTGCAGACAGGCCGAGATATTTAACTTATTTTCAGCTTTTTATACCTAAATCTATAACGTCTCagtcatacaaatatttataatgaGCAATGCCCATGCCTTGATAGGATACCAGTAttatgatttgaaaaaaatatatgctAAAATCTCTTCATGACTTTATGTACGATAACCATGGGTTATGCTCGAAtatgaatgaaaacaaacatGCTCATGCTCAACACGCAAATATTCATGcaaatttgaattatttgatattttaagtaTACCCCCAAAACATGATCTTAGTTTACGAGTACATTGCATAGTTTACATTTACgctcaagaaaaaaaaatagtttttatctGTACGTTTGCAGTGATGAAGAAATCTACCAATGACTTGCAGGCCCGGTGCGGGCAGGAAAGAGCAGACTCAAATGGCACGGATTCCACAACACCCCCTGTTGAAGCAGATATGCAGCATGACATTCACAGCACTAGGTGTTCTTTTATGAGGAAACAAACCGGCCAAGTCTATCTTGACAGCATTCAGGTCGGATTGCCCACGGTATGTGTATTATTTAATACAGTCAGGGCAAATTTTCTTATAAGCACCGTTGTAATATACAGATGGTTTTACCGATAATTCGTATCAAAAAATTACATCAGTTTGCGAAAACGTGTAATTTACATGCTTCAAACGTGTTGAGGCTGCGATTATAATATGTTTCATAACTACTCATAGCCTGACGCTCAGATGGATCCCCTGGATGATCAGGTGTCAGAACAGCCTGACGCTCAGATGGGTCCCATGGATGATCAGGTGTCGGAACAGCCTCAGAGTACCCAGGAAGAATTAGGTAATATTCTGCTGTTTATTTAGTGTATAATAATCAccgatatattatatctaattgAAAGAAGACggacattgatatttttttttacttttctaattTGACAGCTGATCTCCCGATATTCGCCGTGTTAGTATACTTAacttatttgaatatttataccGGATGTTATTAGGTTTGATTAATTAGGTCGTTACAATTAATATGTGCAAGAGGACAGGTTTGTAATATATCCATATAACaacatattattattgttattcaaACCATCATAGCATAAtcattaattgattgattgaagGAATTTCACCGCCCGTCGACAAATATGGTCATCTTGGTCAGATATAATGAGTACAGGCGTGATTACAGACATATAAGAATGttataaacattacattttACTTGTGAACATAGTTTTATAATACTTCATTACTGACACAGTCTGTAAAATTATTTGTCAGATATGAAGCTGTTGTTGGAGGAAAACAAAAGACTGAAGAAACAAAGACACTGCTGTGTGTGTGAGAAGGAAGAACGTAAGATAATGTACCTACCCTGCACACATTTGGCCTGCTGCGAAATCTGTGATCGGGCTCAGCTTATATGTCCCAtctgtaaagaaaaaatcaaagGAAGTAGAACAATATTTTGGTCATAGAGTATGAGGACTAATTGATTACCCGTTTAATATTGTAAATTTGACGAGTACAGGAGAATGTCGATATGTATTACAGGAACTCACACGTGACCCAATTAGAACATTCCGGTGAATCATCATACGAGTCCGTTGtattcaaaacatttataacaCTGCTATGTGTTACAGCATATATGAAATGAAGTTATAGAACTTCAACTACCAAGCAAAGACTGTGATTGACATTGATCAACATTCCAATTGTTTACTCTATTgtaagtttttatttaaaaaaaaataattgaatattttgTCTGTTACGGATTTTAAAAGAAGTTATTAATTGTTATCCTTGAAAAGTATGTCACGACGAAGATGGGATCATTTGATAGTAGCCTCTTAGTTCTATGTGATCATCGTTTAAGAACATTTAACCATTTTATGGTAAGGTTATCCGTCGATTTTTCTATTGCATCCCGTTTTCATCCTTGAAGGCGGGACACGAAATCAAAAAGCGAAATCGTTTAACCGATTAACCTATTAAAAGGACGGAGAGTACCCCTGTGTTTGGTTGTTAAGCGGTGGAGATCATGGGTAATATTATACTTTATTACATGTTAGCTTTGcaagataaatataaatattactatACACTGCCATCCATAAAAACTAAACACACTGTTTCGACTCGCTGAAGTTTTAAAAGTGCATCACAAATTTTAACTGCACTTTCTAGACGACTATTGATTTATCCGcgataaaaaaaatctcccCTTTTATGAAAGAAAAATCGGCCTTAATGAAGTTTCAGGGAGGGTCAAGATAGAAACTTCTGTCCAAAAACGCATAAAACTTCacaatgaattatcaaaaataaaaacctaacaaaatctttaaaaagacGTGAtcttcaaaaatgttttattttgtgggTTTGTGGATCATCAATAACCGTAGTGCCTATTGATAAACTATTTAAACATTATGATCAGAAGATATCAAGAATAAATACAATGAATTACATTATAATCATATCTAATGAATTTCGAAATATGTGTATAGGAACCTATGGACCGCAGTGTAAATCTAACCATGTTAGGTTTTTGTCACCTATCATACTAACACGTAAAACGCTGGTAAAGAAAGATGGACCAagtaattaaaacatgtttcagATTGTTAACCTATCGCGTTTATTAAACCATGGTgtacatatttaaataatttaatttacttgttgggaaaatgttttgtttatatggATGTTTAATAATCGAATTTTATgcattttcttttttgatacaaatatatatatatttatatccgTTGTACTAATGTTTATCACAAATCTGGTCTGTTCTGTCTTATGATACACCATTGCCATCCACTATGGATgacacaaatataaatacaccaTTAAGAAGTAAGAACTTCGATTGTGAAAACTTTAAACGTATCAGATGGACATCGCCTGTACTTAGTTGTGGTGAGTTAGAATTGCATGTGATGAAGTGAATCTCAAGCTCGTGCCAATGTTATGCTTAACTTAATTACttcaaaaacatttgataattAGCAGCATAATGCTATTAAACTCATTAAATTCCATATTGCTCTGTCTCTGCTTAATGATACTCTGTGTCActtacaacattatactgacaccatgtcggagtagtacttacaacattatactaacaccatgtcggagtagtacttacaacattatactaacaccatgtcggagtagtacttacaacattatactaacaccatgtcggagtagtacttacaacattatactaacaccatgTCAGAGTAGtacttacaacattatactaacaccatgTAGGGATAGtacttacaacattatactTACACCATGTCAGAGTAGtacttacaacattatactaacaccatgtcggagtagtacttacaacattatactaacatcatgtcggagtagtacttacaacattatactaacatCATGTCGGGATAGtacttacaacattatactaacaccatgtcggagtagtacttacaacattatactaacaccatgtcggagtagtacttacaacattatactaacaccatgtcggagtagtacttacaacattatactaacaccatgtcggagtagtacttacaacattatactgacgacaccatgtcggagtagtacttacaacattatactaacaccatgtcggagtagtacttacaacattatactaacaccatgtcggagtagtacttacaacattatactaacaccatgtcggagtagtacttacaacattatactTACACCATGTCGGAGTAGtacttacaacattatactaacaccatgtcggagtagtacttacaacattatactaacaccatgTCGGAGTAGGtacttacaacattatactaacaccatgtcggagtagtacttacaacattatactaacaccatgtcggagtagtacttacaagcattatactaacaccatgtcggagtagtacttacaacattatactaacaccatgtcggagtagtacttacaacattatactaacaccatgtcggagtagtacttacaacattatactaacaccatgtcggagtagtacttacaacattatactaacaccatgtcggagtagtacttacaacattatactaacaccatgTCGGAGTAGTGcttacaacattatactaacaccatgTCGGAGTATtacttacaacattatactaacaccatgtcggagtagtacttacaacattatactaacaccatgtcggagtagtacttacattatactaacaccatgtcggagtagtacttacaacattatactaacaccatgtcggagtagtacttacaacattatactaacacccGTTGGAGTAATtacttacaacattatactaacaccatgtcggagtagtacttacaacattatactaacaccatgTCAGTATAGGacttacaacattatactaacaccatatcggagtagtacttacaacattatactaacaccatgtcggagtagtacttccaacattatactaacaccatgtcggagtagtacttacaacattatactaacaccatgTTGGGACAGTACTTACAACTGTAACTATGGACGAGCTTGAAAGTGCGAGCATAGTGAAGAATGACGCAAAgctgatatacaatatatacaatatttattttttacaaaatatacatgtctttttgttattttatcaaaataaaacaaaatacacaatGTCACGCTAATTATTATATACAGCGTACTAGTATACTATACGATAAATCTAACTACAATCGCAAGACACAAGACCCTAATAAAGTTTCTGATCACAACCGCAAATAGTCACAAGTATGTATGTACATCGAACACTCGGTGAAGTTATGGGATCCGTGGTCTGTAGTCCGCGGTCGGTCACGCCGTCGCCGTCTGTTCCACCATGTCGATGTCTGCCAATGACACAATCTGTCCACAATCCGAAGTAAAGTACAGGCAGCAGATAGCTCACACAGAAACCATCATCCAACTGCGTGCAACAAATAAGGCGTACAAAACCATAAGGTATGTTCACAAAGAACagttacaaatgtaaataagacTCACACAGAACCCAGCATAATGTTGTCCACACAGGACGTAAGCTTGTGCTCACAAAGAGCAGTTACAATACAAATTTGTTCACTCAGAACCCAGGACGCTGCCCACACAGGAACGTCAAGGAAGCTTCAAAGCCTTTACAACGATTGTTTGGCAGTGTCATCAGATAGCTCGCTCCACCGTCTGAATTTTGAGCACAATCTGTCGTTTCTGCTCTGAAGTTTATCGAACATGGTCATCTACATGTCTCTGATTGTAATCATAGTGGTTATACTAATGTCTAAAATCGAACCCGGACAACCGAATTCCGTATTTAAAATACTCagatgatgaaaatataaaaatatagaaaaatacatACGTGACCGTAACAacaacattatactaacactatGTTGGGACAGtacttacaacattatactaacaccatATCAGAGTAGtacttacaacattatactgacaccatgtTGGGATAGtacttacaacattatactaacaccatgtcggagtagtacttacaacattatactaacaccatgtcggagtagtacttacaacattatactgacaccatgtTGGGATAGtacttacaacattatactaacaccatgTTGGGATAGtacttacaacattatactaacaccatgtcggagtagtacttacaacattatactaacaccatgtcggagtagtacttacaacattatactaacaccatgTCGGAGTAGTACTTACAATATTATACTTACACCATGTTGGAGTAGtacttacaacattatactaacaccatgtcggagtagtacttacaacattatactaacaccatgTCAGAGTAGtacttacaacattatactaacaccatgtcggagtagtacttacaacattatactaacaccatgtcggagtagtacttacaacattatactaacaccatATCAGAGTAGtacttacaacattatactgacaccatgtcggagtagtacttacaacattatactaacactatgtcggagtagtacttacaacattatactTACACCATGTCGGAGTAGCacttacaacattatactaacaccatgTCAGAGTAGtacttacaacattatactTACACCATGTCGGAGTAGtacttacaacattatactgacaccatgtcggagtagtacttacaacattatactaacactatgtcggagtagtacttacaacattatactTACACCATGTCGGAGTAGCacttacaacattatactaacaccatgTCAGAGTAGtacttacaacattatactTACACCATGTCGGAGTAGtacttacaacattatactTACACCATGTCGGAGTAGtacttacaacattatactaacaccatgtcggagtagtacttacaacattatactaacaccatgTTGGGATAGtacttacaacattatactaacaccatgtcggagtagtacttacaacattatactaacaccatgtcggagtagtacttacaacattatactaacaccatgtcggagtagtacttacaacattatactaacaccatgTCGGAGTGGtacttacaacattatactaacaccatgtcggagtagtacttacaacattatactaacaccatgtcggagtagtacttacaacattatactgacaccatgtcggagtagtacttacaacattatactaacCCCATGTTGGAGTAGTACTTACAATATTATACTAACCCCATGTTGAAGTAGGacttacaacattatactaacaccatgTCGGAGTAGCTTATTATAGTTTATCATATCCTGTTCCTGTTTTGTCAGTGTTTATGAGTATGTAGACTTTTCAGGTGTTGATATCTTGTTGTAACCTATCATCATGTTAAATGCGTGTTGTGTGCCTTATGAAGTGACAAACGGAAGTTTAGTTTAACAAAGTGTTAATGATTGctaacatttattttgtatactGTCGTTTATTTGATGTTTCGTTAAATATTTAGAATTTctatatttattgattctattCCTGTTTAATGGAGACGGGATttcaatttgtaataaaaaaaatccaagctacttttgttcaaaattttgatattaaatgtttCGTTTCTTAACTCACTTGGTCTAAAGGAATTCGACCAAATTTTGTTTGAAGCCTATTTGGGAAGTATTTTTTAACCGTTGGTCTCATCCACCTACGCCAGAGGGCCCGGAACTTAATGTAAAATAACATTGTAAATCCTTCTAGTAGTTATTGGGTTGTTAGGAATTGTTTCAATTTGGTCTGCGGAGTCTTAAATAACTGCAAAAAGTTATTTAATTGAAATCTACcttcttaaaaagaacgtttcaaagacgcagtgatggtcggcccgataccctgacatggtCATCATGATAAGCTATCTTTTAGATAACATACATGAATGTGAATtgtacaaataatataattattcatCACAACTACGAGAGGAAATTATAATCTTTACTTTCGGATGAACAACACACAGTGCACAGTGCATTGTGCTGATAAATAGACATATAGTAACATGAATGACACGAAGAAAGGTAATTTGATGACTCGtgtcctgaccgggcctcgaacttaCGATCCGTAACACCTCATCGCCTAgtcagaaatacccgcagctaaTCCCGCTGCGCCACAACAACGTTcataaaaagaacgtttcaatggcgcagtgatgatCTGTGATCTGCCCGATGTCCTTTATAAATGCTATGCATGTTACCGAAGCAAATCAAAGATGCATTAAAAAAACCGTTAAAAAATAGAATGCTTTATCATGGGTGCACAAAGATAGATTCTCTACATTAAAATTCGATTGTTCTGCTTATCAACATTGAATGTTGTGTGAATTGACACACGATCGATATTCAATATCTGTAATATGAATATCGTAATCCATGTCGCGCGATAAGTTGAATATTGCTTGTTGAATGTTAAATGGATTGGGCTGTTTGCATAAAGTGTGTAAATGGAGGAACGGAGAAATGACtgacaataaataaaaacaaaaagctACCCCAGTAAATCTGTGTGATCTGATCATAAAGACATGGTAACAAGTCACTTAATATTTTGTTCCTGCAAGTACCCGTACAAAGATTATATGACAAGTTTGTAGGAAAATTCTTAAAAAGGAGGCCAACAGTCGTCTTTCATCTGACAAGATATTACACTGGAAAAATGTAAGCTATAAGGCCACTGAAAAGATAGAGACCCTTTTTCATTGACGAGTAAAAACCAAGCCTATACCTATTTATTGTTCCATTTCACCAATCTGACTCAATATGGTTTTATTACTTTTCGGCACATATTTATATGCGATACTAGGGAAATACAGCACCGTGGGAAAATCTAATAATAGATCgaacaaaatataatttcattggCCATTGAGCAATATATGCAGATGACCTTTAGAGGGAAACCGAATATCTCCCCGTTCGTCTTTATTTACAGACGAAGTCTTCTATTAAGTGGTGAGTTACTTGATTATGGTTATTGATTTGATCTATGTTGGTAAGTAGTTATGAATGGAAGTGGACACCTACCTATGTACAATCGAGATGTAGTAAAAACATGTTAATTGATAGATGATAGCTTAGGCTGGGAATGACACCAGAACATCAGCGGTGTAATACAACGTAACAGCTAGTTACTATTTTCAATTCATTATAGATATATGAATATTgcctgttttttgtttgtttgttttttaatatttatagtAATGCAGTGTTTTGAGTATGATACATACGAGTAAAATAACTACCGTTTTGTGATTTTTTAACATTCTGTGCGGAGTTCTGATAGTATGTATAGTTACTATTTTAGGATGACCTACTTAGTTTAGatgatttacatgtacattatggGCATTCATAACATGAGGCCCCCTATGTTAATGACAATGTTTAAAAAACCCCAgatataattaattacatacTCTTTTTCTGTATCAGGAATGTTAGCAATAGTGTAAGGTTGTACATTTGAAGACAATATTGAGTATCTAAACTATTTTaactatattttaattatattgttgtttatgtatcCCGTAAAATTAAGTTATTTGCAGACGACACTTCTCTCT is a window encoding:
- the LOC117328357 gene encoding baculoviral IAP repeat-containing protein 7-B-like, encoding MKKSTNDLQARCGQERADSNGTDSTTPPVEADMQHDIHSTRCSFMRKQTGQVYLDSIQVGLPTPDAQMDPLDDQVSEQPDAQMGPMDDQVSEQPQSTQEELDMKLLLEENKRLKKQRHCCVCEKEERKIMYLPCTHLACCEICDRAQLICPICKEKIKGSRTIFWS